Proteins encoded in a region of the Candidatus Hydrogenedentota bacterium genome:
- the ugpC gene encoding sn-glycerol-3-phosphate ABC transporter ATP-binding protein UgpC: MANVTLRNVHKTYAGGVHAVRDVNLAIADREFLVLVGPSGCGKSTTLRMIAGLEEISAGEIEIGEQLVNDVPPKDRDIAMVFQNYALYPHKNVYKNMSFGLEMRRYPKDEIDRRVREAAEILGITDLLQRRPKALSGGQRQRVAVGRAIVRKPKVFLFDEPLSNLDAKLRVLMRAEISKLHQRLQSTMIYVTHDQVEAMTMGDRIVVMLDGVIQQVDAPLDLYHRPANRFVATFIGSPPMNIFEGAIQAGAQGLVFEAREQAFRLHLPDAAQAALAPYAGRTVLLGIRPEDFAEQAGQVHIPGETIEARVEVIEPMGAEIYLYLSIAGQTITARVAPSASPAVGAPYILAVNRDHLHFFDPATEAAIR, translated from the coding sequence TTGGCGAATGTGACCCTGCGCAACGTGCACAAGACCTACGCGGGCGGGGTGCACGCCGTCCGCGATGTGAATCTCGCCATCGCCGACCGGGAATTTCTCGTGCTCGTCGGCCCGTCCGGCTGTGGCAAGTCCACCACCCTCCGCATGATTGCGGGCCTGGAGGAGATCTCCGCCGGCGAGATCGAAATCGGCGAGCAGCTCGTCAATGACGTTCCCCCCAAAGACCGCGACATCGCGATGGTCTTCCAGAATTACGCGCTCTACCCCCACAAGAACGTCTACAAAAACATGTCCTTCGGCCTGGAGATGCGGCGCTATCCGAAGGACGAAATTGACCGCCGCGTCCGCGAGGCCGCCGAGATCCTCGGCATAACCGACTTGCTCCAGCGCCGCCCCAAGGCCCTGTCCGGCGGCCAGCGCCAGCGGGTGGCCGTCGGGCGCGCCATTGTTCGGAAGCCGAAGGTCTTCCTTTTCGACGAGCCCCTGTCGAACCTGGACGCAAAGCTCCGCGTGTTGATGCGCGCCGAAATCTCCAAGTTGCACCAGCGGCTCCAGTCCACCATGATCTATGTCACCCACGATCAGGTGGAAGCCATGACCATGGGCGATCGCATCGTCGTCATGCTCGATGGCGTCATCCAGCAGGTCGACGCTCCGCTCGACCTCTACCACCGGCCCGCCAACCGCTTCGTCGCCACCTTTATCGGCAGCCCGCCGATGAATATCTTCGAGGGCGCGATACAGGCCGGCGCGCAGGGGCTTGTTTTCGAGGCGCGGGAGCAGGCCTTTCGCCTCCACCTGCCCGACGCCGCGCAGGCCGCCCTCGCGCCCTACGCCGGCCGCACCGTCCTGCTCGGGATCCGTCCCGAAGACTTCGCCGAACAGGCCGGCCAGGTCCACATTCCGGGCGAGACCATCGAAGCCCGGGTCGAGGTTATCGAGCCCATGGGCGCGGAAATCTACCTCTACCTCAGCATCGCCGGGCAGACCATTACCGCCCGCGTCGCACCCTCCGCCTCGCCCGCGGTTGGCGCCCCGTACATACTCGCCGTGAACCGGGATCACCTGCATTTTTTCGATCCCGCGACCGAGGCCGCCATTCGCTGA
- a CDS encoding type II secretion system protein, producing MRKRTVLNGQAGLSLVEIVLAVAIFSVVIGATAQSLMSFYVGIDAQEQRIEALSAARGVLDGLREKRYEFRNDFPDGLIAWVEENNATGWSAVVPLDGYYGRLPDRAIEARCYDTEGNPASDGDNPILVEVTTTWTGGRGRAMSATAVSMLTNE from the coding sequence ATGCGTAAACGAACGGTCTTAAACGGTCAAGCCGGTCTAAGTCTTGTCGAGATTGTGCTGGCCGTCGCCATTTTCTCCGTCGTCATCGGAGCTACAGCGCAGTCCTTGATGTCGTTCTATGTGGGTATAGACGCACAAGAACAGCGCATTGAGGCCCTGTCCGCCGCCCGTGGCGTGCTCGACGGCTTGCGGGAAAAACGCTACGAGTTCAGGAACGACTTTCCCGATGGGCTCATCGCCTGGGTGGAGGAGAACAACGCCACGGGCTGGTCGGCGGTGGTTCCGCTCGACGGCTATTACGGCAGGCTTCCCGATCGTGCGATAGAAGCGCGCTGCTACGACACGGAGGGGAACCCGGCCAGTGACGGCGACAATCCCATCCTGGTGGAAGTGACCACGACGTGGACCGGCGGGCGCGGTCGCGCCATGTCCGCGACCGCGGTCAGCATGTTGACCAATGAGTAA
- a CDS encoding prepilin-type N-terminal cleavage/methylation domain-containing protein: MGNRGYSLLEMMVASAVLTTVSLLGFIAVQSSASSAQLSNAKVDVQNNLRDTMAAITVELREGVTATTAQATGAPPDLHGVVVSENGRELTFQTPIPAEGERMFRYSTPITFRLENEDANGNGRLDPGEDADGDGALTRRIVRVQDGETRSLAGATTIDNVGFQLVEHQAAGNSTATTVRIRLEGSKRYGPGEGKLVRASLDSSIRLVN; this comes from the coding sequence ATGGGCAATCGCGGTTACAGCCTGCTTGAAATGATGGTTGCATCGGCCGTCCTCACCACGGTCTCTCTACTCGGGTTTATCGCCGTGCAGTCATCCGCCTCTTCGGCGCAACTAAGCAACGCCAAGGTGGACGTGCAGAACAACCTTCGCGATACGATGGCCGCGATAACCGTGGAGTTGCGGGAAGGCGTGACCGCCACGACCGCGCAGGCCACGGGGGCGCCGCCGGACTTGCATGGGGTCGTGGTGTCGGAGAACGGTCGGGAGCTCACGTTCCAGACCCCCATTCCCGCGGAGGGCGAGCGCATGTTCCGTTATTCGACCCCGATTACGTTCCGCCTCGAAAATGAGGATGCAAACGGGAATGGGCGCCTCGATCCCGGCGAGGACGCGGACGGGGATGGCGCCCTGACACGCCGGATCGTTCGCGTCCAGGACGGCGAGACCCGCTCCCTGGCGGGCGCCACAACCATCGACAATGTAGGATTCCAATTGGTGGAGCACCAGGCAGCGGGCAACTCCACGGCTACGACAGTCCGGATCAGGCTGGAGGGAAGCAAGCGTTACGGCCCGGGTGAAGGGAAACTCGTGCGCGCTTCGCTGGACTCCAGCATCCGGCTCGTAAACTAG
- a CDS encoding HEAT repeat domain-containing protein, with protein sequence MMRMVIWGGAVALMAWAAAAYADTIHLKNGIRFDGVVTPVPDQEGMYRVKAGRRNLIYRADEIERIEKNDKTGHLDRDALRARWEATNKALTEETGLTAEQRRLVRGLIFELKSESDARRRAIREQLAALQAEFDAFGYIVFMYPELSSLLAPAVLETLFAIDPPRSLETIMAGAESAYFGVRAMAIDLLGRAAPPGAVPLVARGLADHMPEVRIAAAYALASLGAREATPALIGQLSYLDQRVSNAAREALASVWGERLGEQRPATVDEWNAFWSAQSVSGATIALDKLKPLIAPEDEQTVSYDANH encoded by the coding sequence GTGATGCGCATGGTGATCTGGGGCGGCGCGGTCGCGCTCATGGCGTGGGCCGCCGCCGCATATGCGGACACGATCCACTTGAAAAACGGCATCCGCTTCGATGGCGTCGTTACGCCCGTACCGGATCAGGAAGGCATGTACCGCGTGAAAGCGGGCCGGCGAAATCTAATCTATCGCGCCGATGAAATTGAGCGCATCGAAAAGAACGACAAGACCGGCCACCTCGATCGGGACGCCTTGCGCGCGCGCTGGGAGGCCACGAACAAGGCCCTCACCGAGGAAACCGGCCTTACCGCGGAGCAGCGACGTCTCGTTCGCGGGCTGATCTTCGAATTGAAATCGGAAAGCGACGCGAGGCGGCGGGCCATCCGCGAGCAGCTCGCCGCGCTTCAGGCCGAGTTCGACGCCTTCGGCTATATCGTATTCATGTATCCCGAGCTGTCCAGTCTGCTCGCGCCAGCCGTTCTGGAGACGCTGTTCGCGATCGACCCGCCTCGCAGCCTGGAAACGATCATGGCCGGCGCCGAAAGCGCCTATTTTGGCGTTCGCGCCATGGCCATCGACCTTCTGGGCCGCGCCGCGCCGCCGGGCGCCGTGCCCCTCGTCGCCCGCGGCCTGGCGGATCACATGCCGGAAGTTCGGATCGCGGCCGCCTACGCGCTCGCGTCCCTCGGTGCGCGCGAAGCCACCCCGGCGCTGATAGGCCAGTTGTCCTACCTCGATCAGCGGGTATCGAACGCCGCGCGCGAGGCGCTTGCAAGCGTCTGGGGTGAGCGCCTCGGCGAGCAGAGGCCGGCAACGGTCGACGAATGGAATGCGTTCTGGTCCGCCCAATCCGTCTCCGGAGCAACGATCGCGCTCGACAAGCTCAAACCCCTAATCGCCCCCGAGGACGAGCAGACGGTAAGCTACGACGCGAACCACTGA
- a CDS encoding DUF262 domain-containing protein: MAKSVLLNTDTRNFLDLIGNGRVYRVPPYQRDYSWQKEQWEDLWNDILELRNDADARHYMGALVVEGKSDREYEIIDGQQRLATLSIIALAILARLGGLAAEGVEPEDNTTRATDLRKRFIGERDPASLVESSKLFLNENDNGFYQDYLVQLRTPANARGLSASNGQLWKCFQYYEKSIRAESNLADSGRGLATLLNECIGRQLLFILITVDDEINAYTVFETLNARGLELSATDLLKNYLFSLVKARSDLDSLQRRWKSLVSTVRQERFPEFLRYHLLCELPKVRTQRLFKIVRDRISSPADVLRLMDELEQRSELFSALGDPGHEYWIDDPACRPYIQELKLFGVRQFTPVLYAAWEMLRKNEFARVLKLISRFAFRYTVVAGLNTNELEPVCHHAAKALLDGLVKSPAELFARLQPIYVEREPFIQAFASMEISTKGPRKRLVRYVLCALEQDASGRACDYLTDPATIEHILPENPDETWDSDFPQDRRDRYTYRLGNLTLLESGMNRQAGNSPYPDKVGAYAGSAYQLTKRISDMAPEEWTPERIALRQRKLAERAEHLWRSDFATD; encoded by the coding sequence ATGGCAAAGAGCGTGCTTCTGAACACGGATACCCGGAATTTTCTGGACCTTATAGGCAACGGTCGCGTGTATCGCGTCCCGCCGTACCAGCGAGACTACTCCTGGCAGAAGGAGCAGTGGGAAGATCTCTGGAATGACATCCTCGAGTTGAGGAATGACGCCGATGCCAGACATTACATGGGCGCGCTGGTGGTTGAGGGGAAGAGCGACCGGGAATACGAGATTATTGACGGGCAGCAGCGCCTCGCGACCCTGAGCATTATCGCGCTCGCAATCCTGGCCCGCCTGGGGGGGCTTGCCGCCGAAGGGGTAGAACCGGAAGACAATACAACCCGCGCGACCGACCTCCGAAAGCGCTTCATCGGCGAGCGGGACCCCGCGTCTCTTGTGGAGAGCAGCAAGCTCTTCCTGAACGAGAATGACAACGGCTTTTACCAGGACTATCTGGTCCAGCTCCGCACCCCCGCCAACGCGCGGGGGCTCTCCGCTTCGAACGGACAGCTCTGGAAGTGCTTCCAATACTATGAGAAGTCCATTCGTGCTGAATCGAACCTCGCCGATTCCGGAAGGGGGCTGGCGACGTTATTGAATGAGTGCATCGGTCGGCAGTTGCTGTTTATTCTTATCACGGTGGACGACGAGATCAACGCGTACACGGTATTCGAAACGCTCAACGCGCGCGGGCTCGAACTCTCCGCCACCGACCTCTTGAAGAATTATCTGTTTTCCCTGGTAAAGGCCAGGAGCGACCTGGACTCGCTCCAGCGGCGGTGGAAATCGCTGGTCAGTACGGTCCGGCAGGAGCGTTTTCCCGAGTTCCTGCGCTACCACCTCCTTTGCGAACTACCCAAAGTCCGCACCCAGCGGCTGTTCAAGATTGTCAGAGACCGCATTAGTTCGCCGGCTGACGTGTTGCGCCTGATGGACGAACTGGAGCAGCGGTCGGAGTTGTTCTCCGCGCTGGGCGATCCGGGGCATGAATACTGGATTGATGATCCCGCTTGCCGTCCGTATATCCAGGAATTGAAACTCTTCGGTGTCCGCCAGTTCACGCCGGTCCTATATGCGGCGTGGGAGATGCTGCGCAAGAACGAGTTCGCGCGTGTGCTCAAATTGATCTCGCGATTCGCATTTCGGTACACCGTGGTTGCCGGTCTGAATACCAACGAACTGGAGCCGGTGTGCCACCACGCCGCCAAGGCGCTGCTGGATGGCCTGGTTAAATCCCCCGCCGAACTTTTCGCCCGGCTCCAGCCGATCTATGTCGAGCGGGAGCCATTCATCCAGGCGTTTGCCAGCATGGAAATATCCACGAAAGGTCCAAGAAAGAGACTCGTTCGGTATGTCCTTTGCGCGCTGGAGCAGGATGCGTCGGGCCGCGCCTGCGACTATCTAACCGACCCCGCTACCATTGAGCACATTCTCCCGGAGAATCCCGACGAGACCTGGGACAGCGACTTCCCGCAGGATCGGCGGGACCGGTACACCTACCGGCTGGGCAACCTCACCCTACTGGAGTCGGGGATGAACCGACAGGCTGGAAATTCGCCGTACCCAGACAAAGTTGGCGCTTACGCCGGCAGCGCCTACCAACTCACAAAACGCATTTCCGATATGGCCCCCGAGGAATGGACACCGGAGCGCATCGCGTTGCGCCAGCGGAAACTGGCTGAACGCGCGGAGCACCTCTGGCGCTCGGATTTCGCGACGGACTGA
- the folK gene encoding 2-amino-4-hydroxy-6-hydroxymethyldihydropteridine diphosphokinase has translation MIVQLSLGSNLGDRASALRRALRALAAEPEVELLAWSHCYETEPIGIADQPPFLNLAVEIETALAPLELLNAVKAIEAAIGRRKTGRWGPREIDIDIILWGDTQFQSERLTLPHREFRERAFVLVPMAEIAPDAVDPLTGETVTALAGRPGVHGWIEKREKISP, from the coding sequence ATGATTGTACAGTTGAGTCTAGGGAGCAACCTGGGAGACCGTGCATCCGCGCTGCGGCGGGCCCTGAGAGCGCTGGCGGCGGAGCCGGAGGTGGAATTATTGGCGTGGTCCCATTGTTACGAAACGGAGCCGATCGGTATCGCAGATCAGCCCCCGTTCCTGAATTTGGCGGTTGAGATTGAGACGGCCCTCGCGCCGCTTGAACTCCTGAATGCCGTCAAGGCCATCGAAGCAGCCATCGGCCGCCGGAAGACCGGCCGGTGGGGCCCCCGAGAGATCGATATCGATATCATCCTCTGGGGCGACACCCAGTTCCAGTCGGAACGCCTTACCCTGCCGCACCGGGAATTCCGCGAGCGCGCTTTCGTGCTCGTCCCCATGGCGGAAATCGCGCCGGACGCCGTCGACCCCCTCACCGGGGAGACCGTCACGGCCCTGGCGGGGCGGCCCGGCGTACACGGGTGGATCGAAAAACGCGAGAAAATCTCGCCCTGA
- the panB gene encoding 3-methyl-2-oxobutanoate hydroxymethyltransferase: protein MTRVTTLSFGERKQRGEKITVLTAYDYPTAELLDAAGVDALLVGDSVAMAVMGLENTLAVTVDDILHHTRMVARAAKRAMVIADMPFLSYQVTPEEAVRNAGRLIAEGGAHAVKLEGPVSRIGAALDRILAAGIPVMGHLGLTPQSVHQFGGFKVQGKAPEAGARLLEDARALEAAGCYAIVLECIPAPLAGEITAALRIPTIGIGAGPACDGQVLVLHDILGWGKARFAHAFADVRGQIGQAASAYVESVKSGAYPAPEHTYP from the coding sequence GTGACCCGCGTCACCACCCTTTCATTCGGGGAACGGAAGCAGCGCGGTGAAAAAATCACCGTGCTCACCGCCTACGACTATCCCACCGCCGAGCTGCTCGACGCCGCCGGCGTGGACGCCCTGCTGGTCGGCGATTCCGTCGCCATGGCCGTCATGGGCCTCGAAAACACCCTCGCCGTGACGGTGGACGACATCCTCCACCACACACGCATGGTGGCCCGCGCCGCAAAGCGCGCCATGGTTATCGCCGACATGCCCTTCCTGTCCTACCAGGTCACCCCGGAAGAGGCCGTGCGCAACGCCGGACGCCTCATCGCGGAGGGCGGGGCGCATGCCGTGAAGCTGGAGGGGCCGGTCTCGCGCATCGGAGCCGCACTCGATCGGATCCTGGCGGCGGGCATTCCCGTCATGGGCCACCTCGGCCTCACGCCGCAGTCGGTCCACCAGTTCGGCGGCTTTAAGGTGCAGGGCAAGGCCCCCGAAGCCGGGGCGCGCCTCCTGGAGGACGCGCGCGCGCTGGAGGCCGCCGGCTGCTACGCCATCGTGCTGGAGTGCATTCCCGCGCCGCTGGCGGGTGAAATCACCGCCGCCCTGCGCATCCCGACCATCGGAATCGGCGCGGGCCCCGCCTGTGACGGCCAGGTGCTCGTGCTCCACGACATCCTCGGCTGGGGCAAGGCGCGTTTCGCGCACGCCTTCGCCGACGTTCGGGGCCAGATCGGCCAGGCCGCCTCGGCGTACGTCGAAAGCGTGAAAAGCGGCGCCTATCCTGCCCCGGAGCACACGTACCCATGA
- the panC gene encoding pantoate--beta-alanine ligase, whose translation MKIIREKAEMRAWSIAEKAAGRPVGFVPTMGALHEGHASLVRASVANGDHAVASIFVNPTQFAPNEDLDKYPRTFDEDCALLASLGTQVVYAPDAASMYPEGYSTYVTVEGVSEGLCSLSRPHFFRGVATVVTKLFATVLPDRAYFGQKDAQQCAVIKRMARDLDLGVEIVEMPIVREPDGLAMSSRNRYLAPEDRKAALRISAALFRARDLLDAGERDAAVITSAVRHAMAPLEIDYVSLVDADTMRPLDRVAGEILLAAAAQVGPARLIDNIKFTAPADDERGE comes from the coding sequence ATGAAGATCATCCGTGAAAAGGCCGAAATGCGCGCCTGGTCGATTGCCGAGAAGGCCGCGGGACGCCCCGTGGGTTTTGTCCCCACCATGGGCGCCCTCCACGAGGGCCACGCCAGCCTCGTGCGGGCGTCTGTGGCGAATGGCGACCACGCGGTGGCCAGCATCTTCGTAAATCCGACCCAGTTTGCGCCGAACGAGGACCTGGACAAGTACCCGCGCACCTTCGACGAGGACTGCGCCCTGCTGGCGTCCCTCGGGACGCAGGTGGTATACGCACCCGACGCGGCGTCCATGTACCCGGAAGGGTATTCGACCTACGTCACGGTGGAAGGCGTCAGCGAGGGCCTTTGCAGCCTGTCGCGCCCGCACTTCTTCCGGGGCGTCGCCACCGTCGTTACCAAACTCTTCGCCACCGTGTTGCCGGATCGCGCCTATTTCGGGCAGAAGGACGCGCAGCAGTGCGCCGTGATCAAGCGCATGGCCCGCGATCTCGATCTCGGTGTCGAAATCGTCGAAATGCCCATCGTTCGCGAACCGGATGGCCTCGCCATGAGTTCGCGCAACCGCTACCTGGCGCCGGAAGACCGGAAAGCGGCGCTCCGAATATCCGCCGCCCTGTTCCGCGCACGCGACCTGCTGGATGCCGGCGAGCGCGACGCCGCCGTGATTACGAGCGCGGTCCGCCACGCGATGGCGCCGCTCGAAATCGATTACGTGTCCCTCGTGGACGCGGACACCATGCGCCCGCTCGACCGCGTCGCCGGGGAGATTCTCCTGGCCGCCGCCGCGCAGGTCGGTCCCGCGCGCCTCATCGACAACATCAAGTTCACCGCGCCCGCGGACGACGAAAGGGGGGAGTAG
- a CDS encoding aspartate 1-decarboxylase, with product MMLSMFKSKIHRATVTQAELHYKGSLTLDPVLMEAADMLPNEEVHVLNINTGARFTTYIIEGERGSGVVCLNGAAARLGQPGDLIIALTYCQMDREEARRHVPVVVHVDERNRITSVEGSERN from the coding sequence ATGATGCTTTCCATGTTCAAGAGCAAGATCCACCGTGCGACCGTCACCCAGGCCGAATTGCACTACAAGGGCAGCCTCACGCTGGACCCCGTCTTGATGGAGGCCGCCGACATGCTGCCCAACGAGGAAGTCCATGTCCTCAACATCAATACCGGGGCGCGCTTCACCACCTATATCATCGAAGGCGAGCGGGGGAGTGGTGTGGTCTGCTTGAACGGCGCCGCCGCGCGCCTGGGGCAACCGGGCGACCTCATTATTGCGCTCACCTATTGCCAGATGGATCGCGAGGAGGCCCGGCGCCATGTGCCGGTTGTGGTTCATGTGGACGAGCGGAACCGCATTACCTCGGTCGAAGGTTCGGAGCGGAACTAG
- a CDS encoding glycosyltransferase, which translates to MTAPRLHITEGMRRFLEYPKFRGRTRMLVLDTGYFFDRSWLRAARDLGWRTASVPSVITGSLTRDDIAALFQTIGEFKPDFILTSNYAGMDPGGMFAHFFNDAKLPYVSWFTDTPRMILFQRTMYISEFAVAATWERVYEPHLRERGFQHVHYMPLATDPAVFNAPPADTFDRELAFVGTSMLEQLGEALEKHRDLPEVVAAVESAIRGGRATREAYIGGVGDIIGAPLYASLDESRQRNAELLLNYESTSHQRIELARYLEPAGLEVRGDPAWSRIVGRCGPGLHYFDELAAFYRSTAINLNQTSLQMRDAVNQRVFDCPAAGGFLITDDQPDLHEHFDAESEVVTYRSLPELADKVTYYRKRPGERRAITERARARILAQHTHAHRLRGLETFLKARFAAGETA; encoded by the coding sequence ATGACCGCTCCCCGTCTCCACATTACCGAAGGTATGCGCCGTTTTCTGGAGTACCCCAAATTCCGCGGGCGCACGCGCATGCTCGTGCTCGATACCGGCTATTTCTTCGACCGGAGCTGGCTGCGCGCCGCCCGGGATCTCGGATGGCGAACGGCGTCGGTTCCCTCGGTCATCACAGGCAGCCTGACGCGGGACGACATCGCCGCGCTCTTCCAGACCATCGGCGAGTTCAAACCGGATTTCATCCTCACCAGCAACTACGCCGGGATGGATCCCGGCGGCATGTTCGCGCATTTCTTCAACGACGCCAAATTGCCCTACGTCAGCTGGTTTACGGACACGCCCCGGATGATCCTGTTCCAGCGGACCATGTACATCTCCGAATTTGCCGTCGCCGCCACCTGGGAGCGCGTCTACGAACCCCATCTCCGCGAGCGGGGCTTCCAGCACGTGCATTACATGCCGCTGGCCACCGATCCCGCCGTCTTTAACGCCCCGCCCGCCGATACCTTCGACCGGGAGCTCGCCTTTGTCGGTACATCCATGCTGGAGCAGCTCGGCGAGGCCCTCGAAAAGCACCGGGACCTGCCCGAGGTGGTCGCGGCGGTGGAATCGGCCATTCGCGGCGGCCGCGCAACCCGGGAAGCCTATATCGGCGGCGTCGGCGACATTATCGGCGCGCCATTGTACGCCTCCCTCGATGAATCGCGGCAGCGCAACGCCGAATTGCTGCTCAACTACGAGTCCACGTCGCACCAGCGTATCGAACTCGCCCGTTACCTCGAACCCGCGGGCCTCGAAGTGCGGGGCGATCCCGCGTGGTCGCGCATTGTGGGCCGGTGCGGGCCGGGATTGCACTACTTTGACGAGCTTGCGGCGTTTTACCGGAGCACCGCCATCAACCTGAATCAGACGAGCCTGCAAATGCGGGACGCCGTGAACCAGCGCGTCTTCGATTGCCCGGCGGCGGGCGGCTTCCTTATAACGGACGACCAGCCCGATCTTCACGAGCATTTTGACGCCGAAAGCGAGGTGGTGACGTACCGGAGCCTGCCGGAACTCGCCGACAAGGTAACCTACTACCGGAAGCGTCCCGGAGAGCGGCGCGCCATCACCGAGCGTGCGCGGGCGCGTATCCTCGCACAACACACGCACGCGCATCGGCTGCGCGGCCTCGAAACCTTCCTCAAGGCGCGCTTCGCGGCGGGGGAAACGGCGTGA
- a CDS encoding acyl-CoA dehydrogenase family protein: protein MQLDDKAKQASLDVAEDSRETTWQAPSFVAELFKGNFEWNHIHPFPLQSEEDRKIGDDYIETLRAVLEKHIDPSDVDRTGLIPAEGLKALAEVGAYGMKIPAEYGGLGLSQTNYSRACAFISSYCASTAAGITAHQSIGVPQPLKLFGTEEQKKKYLPRLAKGAVSAFALTEPGVGSDPAKMVTRAEPTEDGQHYIINGRKLWITNGTAAEMMVVMARTPSITVNGKEKKQITAFIVETDTPGFDVVHRCDFMGIRGIQNGLLNFDNVKVPVENIIGAPGEGLKIALVTLNAGRLSIPATTAAGGKAAIVAGAKWAREREQWGAPIGKHQNTAQKLASFAADTLAMEAVTWLGCAMADRGGSDIRLEAAMAKYFTTVRGCKIADDFLQLRGGRGYETAESLAKRGEEPIPAERMVRDMRIARIVEGTDEIMRLFIAREAMDVHVRQIMPLMMPGGNKLQHFLQSFLPFYARWYPRQWLPASGSHEARYLNTNNRDHLVFIGRHARKLARTMFHTMARYQQKLEREQLIMANFVDIGTDLFVMAALLSYTDALLEKSKHKEELQRVADLFCREARARVKANLKAVRKNHNSLYNRVSADAMDGKFEWLCDGIYQDIPPGYLKYMNESIDAFNEKHPNAATDPAPVEAATARE, encoded by the coding sequence ATGCAGTTGGATGACAAGGCCAAGCAGGCGTCCCTTGATGTCGCCGAGGATTCGCGCGAGACCACCTGGCAGGCGCCCAGCTTCGTGGCGGAACTGTTCAAGGGGAACTTTGAATGGAACCACATCCACCCCTTCCCGCTGCAATCCGAAGAGGACCGGAAAATCGGCGACGACTACATCGAAACGTTGCGTGCCGTGCTCGAAAAGCACATCGATCCCAGCGATGTTGACCGCACCGGCCTGATTCCCGCCGAAGGTCTAAAGGCCCTCGCCGAAGTAGGGGCCTACGGCATGAAGATTCCCGCCGAATACGGTGGACTCGGCCTCAGCCAGACCAACTACAGCCGCGCCTGCGCCTTCATCAGCAGCTACTGCGCCTCCACCGCCGCCGGCATCACCGCGCACCAGAGCATCGGGGTGCCGCAGCCGCTCAAGCTCTTCGGCACGGAAGAGCAGAAGAAGAAATACCTGCCCCGGCTTGCGAAAGGCGCCGTCTCCGCCTTCGCGCTCACCGAGCCCGGCGTCGGATCGGACCCCGCCAAGATGGTGACGCGCGCGGAGCCGACCGAGGACGGCCAGCACTACATCATCAACGGGCGAAAACTCTGGATCACCAATGGAACCGCCGCCGAGATGATGGTGGTGATGGCGCGCACGCCGTCCATCACCGTGAACGGCAAGGAAAAGAAGCAGATAACCGCGTTTATCGTCGAGACCGACACCCCCGGCTTCGACGTGGTGCACCGCTGCGATTTCATGGGTATCCGCGGCATCCAGAATGGCCTCCTGAACTTCGACAACGTCAAGGTGCCCGTGGAAAACATCATCGGCGCGCCGGGCGAAGGGCTGAAAATCGCCCTGGTCACGCTCAACGCCGGTCGCCTCTCTATTCCCGCCACCACGGCGGCCGGCGGGAAGGCCGCCATCGTCGCGGGCGCCAAATGGGCCCGCGAGCGCGAGCAGTGGGGCGCCCCCATCGGCAAGCACCAGAACACCGCCCAGAAGCTGGCCTCCTTCGCCGCCGACACCCTCGCCATGGAGGCCGTCACCTGGCTCGGCTGCGCCATGGCCGACCGCGGCGGCAGCGATATCCGTCTGGAAGCCGCCATGGCCAAATACTTCACCACGGTCCGCGGCTGCAAGATCGCCGACGACTTCCTCCAGTTGCGCGGCGGGCGCGGCTACGAAACGGCGGAATCCCTGGCGAAGCGCGGAGAAGAGCCCATTCCCGCCGAGCGCATGGTGCGCGACATGCGGATCGCGCGCATCGTGGAGGGGACCGACGAGATCATGCGCCTCTTCATCGCGCGCGAGGCGATGGACGTGCACGTGCGGCAGATCATGCCGCTGATGATGCCCGGCGGCAACAAGCTCCAGCACTTTCTCCAGAGTTTTCTGCCCTTCTACGCCAGATGGTACCCGAGGCAGTGGCTCCCGGCGTCCGGCTCGCATGAGGCGCGCTATCTCAACACCAACAACCGCGACCACCTCGTCTTTATCGGAAGACACGCCCGCAAGCTGGCCCGAACCATGTTTCACACGATGGCAAGATACCAGCAGAAACTCGAGCGCGAACAGCTCATCATGGCCAACTTCGTCGATATCGGAACCGACCTCTTCGTCATGGCCGCCCTGCTCTCCTACACCGACGCGCTGCTGGAAAAATCGAAACACAAGGAAGAATTGCAGCGCGTGGCCGACCTCTTCTGCCGAGAAGCGCGGGCCCGCGTGAAGGCCAACCTCAAGGCAGTCCGGAAGAACCACAACAGCCTCTACAACCGCGTCTCAGCCGACGCCATGGACGGTAAGTTCGAGTGGCTCTGCGACGGCATCTATCAGGACATCCCGCCGGGCTACCTCAAATACATGAACGAGAGCATCGACGCCTTTAACGAGAAACATCCGAACGCCGCCACAGACCCGGCTCCTGTGGAAGCCGCCACCGCACGGGAGTGA